A single window of Poecilia reticulata strain Guanapo linkage group LG10, Guppy_female_1.0+MT, whole genome shotgun sequence DNA harbors:
- the LOC103470903 gene encoding cysteine-rich and transmembrane domain-containing protein 1, with protein MNFEQPPPYPGNGPSAPGYPGQGPPPQGYPPHGYPPQGYPVNMDQPNPAYPNYPAGPAGPGGPYPGPGQPPFQGYPGQPQYAWQGGPPPGPMYGEAPKNTVYVVEDRRRDDTADTCLTACWTALCCCCLWDMLT; from the exons ATGAATTTCGAGCAGCCACCTCCGTACCCAGGCAATGGACCTTCTGCTCCAGGCTACCCAGGGCAGGGCCCACCTCCTCAGGGCTACCCACCCCACGGTTATCCTCCACAGGGATACCCAGTAAACATGGACCAACCCAACCCGGCGTACCCCAACTACCCCGCTGGTCCAGCAGGTCCTGGAGGTCCCTATCCTGGCCCAGGTCAGCCCCCGTTCCAGGGGTATCCAGGCCAGCCACAGTATGCCTGGCAGGGCGGACCCCCTCCTGGACCCATGTATGGAGAAGCCCCAAAAAACACAG TGTATGTGGTGGAGGACAGGAGAAGGGACGACACGGCGGACACCTGCCTGACGGCCTGCTGGACGgcgctgtgctgctgctgtctctGGGACATGCTGACATAA